A part of Cannabis sativa cultivar Pink pepper isolate KNU-18-1 chromosome 6, ASM2916894v1, whole genome shotgun sequence genomic DNA contains:
- the LOC115724551 gene encoding receptor like protein 22-like — protein MGLFPCLYSLIFILTSSSSSLSMSSSPLCHTHETSALLHFKNSFTNISDTTYCSRYYDLEITNPNNTISWDIKSKDCCRWSGVTCDDVTGHVIRLDLKCSGLQGILHSNNTLFSLSHLQSLILSGNDFSHSKISSEFGKFSNMVHLDLSLSGFSGQVPHQLSYLSNLLTLDLTGNSGLKLETSSWKTIVANLTNLRELFLSGVDMSSTSTDSFMNLSTSLTSLDLSWTNLQGKLPENVLSLPNLQQLYLSNNLNLNGSFPQYNWSSPLKVMDLSGSGVIIDPYLCRKFKYLQVISLSLSKFNSVQLSSTFFDNCTQITSLDLLGNSLGGFFPWSSIFNLHQLTRLDLSENNFIGEIPEICSNSTKNPFSCISSKHHLVGSPPLHLTSLDLSFNQLNGTIPSWIYSLPSLQYLNLRWNKFSGSIQEFQHNCLVSLYLAYNNLQGFFPTSIFQQVNLSDLHLLSNNMSGVVQLDQFLKLKKLKYLNLSNNSFSCISNNYNNDTFPNTLSSLYLSSCGISEFPYFLRSLKNLAELDLSNNQIEGSVPQWLWNVGKDSLYYLDISHNSLTQIDQIPWKNLQFINLAFNRLQGHLPVLPPSTRFISISNNSFVGEISPSICNLTWLQGLDLSINKLSGNIPPCLGNSSSLEVLDLRKNKFHGIIPPALAKGNSLRVLNVNENQLEGSLPKSLLNCKYLELLDIGNNKINGSFPRWLESLPYLQVLILRSNRFQGPIGNPKVRHPFQNLRIVDFSGNQFTGHFPHKYFNNFVGMMDAYSDGLNYMEVFQSYSIYYDISSLTIKGNYIELPKIQSMIITIDFSRNNFIGEIPKLIGKLNSLKGLNFSHNKLVGNIPSSLGNLTNLEWLDLSSNELNGMIPWQLAANLNQLGFLNLSVNKLEGPIPHGPQFDTFKEDSYSGNSGLCGFPLKSCDEDKTSSTTSEQEEEEEHANGLFDWKIVLMGYASGMVIGISLGYMLLSDKIIDGVVETVNGEQWHNLVKRSKRNARQSRRIGRRH, from the coding sequence atGGGTCTGTTTCCATGCCTCTATTCTCTAATCTTCATTcttacttcttcttcttcttctctttccaTGTCTTCTTCTCCATTGTGCCATACCCATGAAACCTCTGCTTTGCTCCACTTTAAAAACTCTTTCACTAACATCAGTGACACTACCTACTGTAGTCGTTATTATGATCTTGAAATTACTAATCCTAATAATACAATTTCATGGGATATAAAGAGCAAGGATTGCTGCAGATGGAGTGGAGTCACGTGCGATGACGTCACAGGCCACGTGATACGTCTTGACCTCAAATGCAGTGGGCTTCAAGGCATTCTTCACTCCAACAacactcttttctctctctctcatctccAATCTCTTATTCTCTCTGGGAATGATTTTTCTCATTCCAAAATTTCATCTGAATTTGGTAAGTTTTCAAATATGGTTCACCTTGACCTTTCTCTCTCTGGTTTCAGTGGCCAAGTCCCTCACCAATTGTCTTACTTGTCCAACTTGCTTACACTTGACTTGACTGGGAATTCTGGTTTGAAACTAGAGACATCTAGTTGGAAAACCATTGTTGCAAATCTAACAAATCTTAGAGAGTTGTTTCTTAGTGGTGTTGATATGTCTTCTACTTCAACTGATTCCTTTATGAATCTCTCAACTTCTTTGACATCTCTTGATCTTAGTTGGACTAATTTGCAGGGGAAACTTCCAGAAAATGTTCTCAGTTTGCCAAACCTTCAACAACTCTATTTGAGTAATAATTTGAATCTCAATGGTTCTTTTCCACAATATAATTGGAGTAGCCCACTTAAAGTGATGGATCTTTCTGGATCTGGAGTCATAATAGATCCTTACCTTTGTAGAAAGTTCAAGTATTTACAAGTTATATCTCTTTCTCTATCCAAATTCAATTCCGTACAACTATCATCCACATTTTTTGACAATTGCACACAAATCACCTCCTTAGACCTTTTGGGTAATAGTTTAGGTGGTTTCTTCCCATGGTCATCCATTTTTAATCTACATCAGCTAACCCGTTTAGATCTTTCAGAGAATAATTTCATTGGTGAAATTCCAGAAATTTGTAGTAACTCAACAAAAAATCCATTCTCGTGTATCTCTTCAAAACATCACTTAGTGGGTTCTCCTCCATTGCATTTAACATCCCTGGATTTAAGTTTTAATCAGCTTAATGGGACAATACCTTCTTGGATATATTCCCTTCCATCTTTACAATATTTAAATCTACGTTGGAATAAATTCAGTGGTAGCATTCAGGAATTCCAACACAATTGCTTGGTATCTCTATATTTAGCTTATAATAACTTACAAGGCTTCTTTCCAACATCAATTTTTCAGCAAGTCAATCTTTCTGATTTGCATCTTCTCTCAAATAATATGAGTGGTGTCGTGCAATTAGaccaatttttaaaactgaaaaagCTCAAATATCTTAATCTTTCTAATAATAGTTTTTCATGTATatctaataattataataatgatacTTTTCCCAATACTCTTTCTTCATTGTATTTGTCTTCATGTGGTATAAGTGAGTTCCCCTACTTCCTAAGAAGCTTGAAAAATTTAGCAGAATTGGATCTCTCCAACAATCAAATTGAAGGCAGTGTTCCCCAATGGTTATGGAATGTGGGTAAGGATTCATTGTATTACCTAGATATTTCTCACAACTCTTTGACACAAATAGATCAGATTCCATGGAAAAATTTACAATTCATTAATCTTGCCTTCAACCGACTTCAAGGTCATCTTCCAGTCCTACCACCTTCTACAAGGTTTATTTCAATCTCAAACAATTCATTTGTTGGGGAAATATCACCATCCATTTGCAATCTCACTTGGCTCCAAGGCCTTGATTTGTCCATTAACAAATTGAGTGGGAACATTCCTCCATGTCTAGGAAATTCAAGCTCTCTCGAAGTGCTAGATTTGAGGAAGAATAAGTTTCATGGAATCATTCCTCCAGCTTTGGCCAAGGGAAACAGTCTAAGAGTTTTGAATGTTAATGAAAATCAATTGGAAGGGTCATTGCCAAAATCATTGCTCAATTGTAAATATTTGGAGCTTTTAGATATTggaaacaacaaaataaatggATCATTTCCCAGGTGGTTGGAATCTCTTCCATACCTTCAAGTTCTTATCTTAAGATCTAATAGATTTCAAGGTCCAATAGGCAATCCCAAGGTCAGACATCCCTTTCAAAATTTGAGAATCGTGGATTTTAGTGGCAATCAATTCACTGGCCATTTCCcacataaatattttaataattttgtggGAATGATGGATGCTTATTCTGATGGGTTGAACTACATGGAGGTATTTCAAAGTTATTCTATCTATTATGATATCAGCTCATTGACAATAAAAGGAAATTATATTGAGTTACCGAAAATCCAATCAATGATTATCACAATTGATTTCTCAAGAAACAACTTTATAGGAGAGATTCCAAAGTTGATTGGTAAGCTCAACTCACTCAAAGGGCTTAATTTTTCTCATAACAAGCTTGTTGGTAATATCCCTTCATCATTGGGAAATTTGACCAATCTAGAATGGTTAGATCTCTCCTCAAATGAGCTTAACGGAATGATTCCATGGCAATTGGCTGCAAATTTGAATCAACTTGGATTTTTAAATCTTTCGGTGAACAAATTGGAGGGACCAATTCCTCATGGCCCACAATTCGATACATTCAAAGAAGATTCATATAGTGGGAATTCGGGCTTATGTGGATTTCCACTTAAATCATGCGACGAGGACAAAACATCATCAACAACTTCTGAACAAGAAGAGGAGGAGGAGCATGCGAATGGATTATTTGATTGGAAAATTGTGTTGATGGGATATGCAAGTGGAATGGTTATTGGAATTTCATTGGGATACATGCTCCTTTCCGATAAAATCATTGATGGAGTGGTCGAAACGGTGAACGGAGAACAATGGCATAATTTGGTGAAAAGATCAAAGCGGAATGCTCGTCAAAGTCGTAGAATTGGAAGAAGACATTAG
- the LOC115725380 gene encoding homogentisate phytyltransferase 1, chloroplastic, with translation MPMDSLLLGSFTTPSILTKGGNNWRRCNLRNVDFSGSYGAYRVSKFRGWNVKETHCCSGFQPCSLKHCTKSTETSVFHYRKNNRFLVNAAAEQPLESEPKNVLNSAKDALDAFYRFSRPHTVIGTALSIVSVSLLAVEKLSDFSPLFFAGMLEAVVAALLMNIYIVGLNQLYDIDIDKVNKPYLPLASGEYSVQTGVMIVASFAILSFGLGWIVGSWPLFWALFISFILGTAYSIDVPLLRWKRFALVAAMCILAVRAVIVQLAFFLHMQTHVFKRPASFSRPLIFATAFMSFFSVVIALFKDIPDIDGDRIFGIRSFTVRLGQKRVFWICISLLEIAYTVALLVGASSGFLWSKVVTVLGHTILASILWSNAKSVDLSSKAAITSFYMFIWKLFYAEYLLIPLVR, from the exons ATGCCAATGGATTCTTTGCTTCTGGGCTCCTTTACCACTCCTTCTATACTAACAAAAG GTGGGAATAATTGGAGAAGGTGCAATCTCAGGAACGTTGACTTTTCAG GTTCATATGGGGCATACCGCGTGTCAAAGTTTAGAGGCTGGAATGTTAAAGAAACACATTGTTGTTCTGGATTCCAACCCTGTTCCTTGAAGCATTGCACGAAAAGTACTGAGACATCTGTCTTTCACTATAGAAAAAATAACAGATTCCTTGTTAATGCTGCTGCTGAACAACCTCTTGAATCGGAGCCAAAAAATGTTTTGAACTCTGCTAAAGATGCCTTAGATGCTTTTTATAGGTTTTCTCGACCGCATACAGTCATAGGCACG GCATTGAGTATAGTCTCTGTTTCCCTACTTGCAGTCGAGAAGCTTTCAGACTTTTCTCCATTATTTTTTGCTGGGATGTTGGAG GCTGTCGTGGCTGCTCTCTTAATGAACATTTACATTGTTGGTTTGAATCAGCTGTATGACATTGACATAGACAAG GTTAACAAGCCCTATCTTCCGTTGGCCTCGGGAGAATATTCAGTTCAAACTGGTGTCATGATTGTTGCATCCTTTGCTATCCTG AGTTTCGGTCTTGGATGGATCGTTGGGTCATGGCCATTATTTTGGGCCCTCTTCATCAGTTTTATATTAGGAACTGCATATTCAATCGAC GTGCCCCTTTTGAGATGGAAGAGATTTGCTTTAGTTGCAGCAATGTGCATCCTTGCTGTTCGAGCAGTCATTGTTCAACTAGCTTTCTTTCTTCATATGCAG ACCCATGTCTTCAAAAGACCAGCTTCCTTCTCAAGGCCTCTCATCTTTGCAACTGCATTTATGAGCTTCTTCTCAGTTGTTATAGCATTATTTAAG GATATACCTGATATTGATGGAGACAGGATATTTGGTATTCGATCATTTACAGTACGCTTGGGTCAAAAGCGG GTGTTTTGGATATGCATTTCGCTACTTGAAATCGCTTATACAGTTGCACTTTTAGTGGGAGCATCATCCGGCTTCCTGTGGAGCAAAGTTGTTACG GTATTGGGACACACAATTTTGGCTTCAATACTTTGGTCTAATGCCAAGTCAGTTGATTTGAGCAGCAAAGCTGCAATAACATCTTTCTATATGTTCATATGGAAG TTATT